The Paenibacillus sp. 481 DNA window CGTGATGGGCTTTGGTTTGAAAAATGATTTCCGCAACGAATTGTTTGAGGGCAGCCAGTATATGCTACTGTATGCGGATAAAATTGAAGAAATGAAAACGATTTGCTGGTTCTGTGAGCGAAAAGCGACCATGAATATGCGCGTTGATGAACAAGGAAAGTCGATATACAGTGGTGAACAAATTCAAATCGGAGGTAATGATAGTTATTATCCGGTTTGTCGCAAATGTTACAAAAATCCACCGTTATAAGTTTGTACACGGTTTAACCTCTGAAGCGCCGCTTCAGGGGTTTTTTTTGCTGCGCATCATGTTGTCCGTTCTAAACTCCTACTATGATCATAGAAATACAATACATTGTACAAGAAGGGTGATCCATATGAAATCGTCCACGTTCTCATTTTCCACGAAAATGGTTGTTGCGATTGGAATTGGAGCGGCATTGTATGGGCTAATTGGCAACTTGTCGCTTCCGCTTGTTCCACAAACGGGTTTAAGGGTGTCCGTTGCGATTTTGACTATTTTCGGGGCGCTGTTTGGCCCGGTGGTTGGCTTTCTGATTGGGGCTATTGGTCATATCATTACGGATTTGACATGGGGTGGCGGGCAAATTTGGTGGTCATGGGTATTAGGTTCTGGGCTCGCAGGTTTGAGCATGGGTTTGGTATTTCTAGCTTCGTCATTCAACGTGAGTGAAGGTGCGGCTAAGAAATCAAATCTTATTGCGTTAGGTGTCATCGGTTCGCTTGGTTTGGCCATTTCCTATGGCATTTCTAGTGTGTTGGACGTTTATTTATTCGGAGAACCAGCGGCTAAAATGTGGCTGCAATGGGCTGTGTCGTCTATCGCTAACATTGTGGTGCATCTTGTGCTTGGTGTATCCGCAGTAGCGGGTCTCATTCATGTGAACCGCCGTAGCTCAAATTTAAGGGTGCAAAAATAAGGTTGCTGAGCGTTTGAGTGTTGAATAACAGGAGGGGCATTCATGAGGCTAAAGAGGCGAGCGGAACGAGTGAAACGAATGAAACGAATGAAACGAATGAAACAAGTGATACAGGCGACACAATTGCTGCCAATGGAACAAATACTCCAAATGCCACAAGGGGAAACAATTCGAACACCGCTTATCTCATTTCGCGACTTCAGCTTTCAGTATCGGAGCTTGTCGGAGCCGACGCTGCAACATATTACGCTAGACATTTATCCAGGAGAAAAAATAGGCGTTGTCGGGCCGAGTGGCTCCGGCAAGTCGACTTTGGCCCATTGTATTAATGGGCTTATTCCATTTACATACAGCGGCATGATTACTGGCAGCTATTCGCTTCAGGGCAAATGCCCCGCCGAGATGAACATAGCGGAAATTAGTTGCACGGTGGGCACGATTTTGCAAGATCAAGACGGTCAATTTATTGGGTTGTCGGTCGGTGAGGATGTTGCATTTGCATTTGAAAATGAGGGCATGCCGCAGGCCGAAATGAAGCCTAAGGTAGAAGCGGCACTCGACATTGTGGACATGCTGCCCTTTGAGGCGTGCAGCCCGCATGAGTTATCTGGCGGGCAGAAGCAGCGCGTGTCACTGGCGGGCATTTTGTCGATGGATGTTGAGGTGCTGCTCTTTGATGAGCCGCTCGCTAACTTGGACCCCGTAAGTGCGAAGCGGGCTATGGCGTTGATTGATCGAATTCATCGCCAAACGAATAAGACTACGATTATGATTGAACATCGGTTGGAGGATATGCTTGCACAGCCGTTCGATCGGATTATCTTGATGGCGGAAGGACGTATTGTTGCAGTGGGGGCGCCAGACGAGATTGTGGCGTCTGGTGTGCTAGGTGTGCACGGCTTGCGCGAGCCGCTGTATGCGGTAGCGCTCAAGCGTGCAGGATGTGTGTTACGCGCCGACGAGCGGCCTGCGTCACTCGACGCGGTGGCGGCTTCACCGCGTGTGCGGCAGAAGCTAGCGCAATGGCTAGACGCGTCGATGGCGGAGGCGACGGTGTCGACAATGTCGACATGGTCGACTTCACCGACGAGACATGACCTTGCTGTACGGAATGAGGCGGATAGCTCTCGTGAGGTGAATGTCTCGTATGGGATGTATGCTTCACATGACGTGAATGTCGGAAGTGAGATGAATACTTCACATGAGGTGAATGGCTCACGAGGAATGATTGCTTCACATGACGTGAAAGCCCCTCATAAAGTGAGCAAGTCATCCGTCACGCATGAGCCTCTAATTAAATTGACCAATGTACAATTTACATATGACGGCGAACATCAAGTGTTGCGTGACGTTTCGCTTGCCATCAGGCAGGGCGAGCGAATGGCGCTTCTCGGCAACAATGGTGCCGGTAAGTCAACCCTATGCCGTCTGCTTACAGGCATCGCCAAGCCGACAGCAGGTGACATACGGCTGCATGGAGAGCGTATCAACGACTGGTCGATACGCCGTCGCGCGCAACATATCGGCTACGTCATGCAAAATCCGAATCATATGGTTACCCAGCATATGATCGCCGATGAAGTCGCACTCGGCTTGCGTATGCAAGGATTGCCTGAAGAAGAGATACGGTGCAACGTGGAAGCAACGCTGCAAATATGCGGCTTAAGCGGGTATCGTACGTGGCCGATTTCCGCACTAAGTTACGGACAGAAGAAACGAGTTACGATTGCCTCTATACTCGTGATGAGACCGTCGCTTATCGTCTTGGATGAACCGACAGCAGGGCAAGATTACAGGCACTACACTGATTTTATGCGCTTCATTACGAAGCTGGCGGACAGCGGGATTTCATTTTTATTTATTACCCACGATATGCATGTAGCGCTTGAATATACGGAACGAGCAGCTGTGCTGTGCAATGGGGAGCTAATTGCAGTAGGGGACACGGTACAAGTGCTGACGGATACGACCACTATGGCCCGTGCCAATTTGAACGAAACGTCCCTGAGCGCGTTAGCGCGCCAGACAGGTGTGGCTGACCCGACTGAATTTGTACGCCACTTTTTGAGGCAAGAAAGGCTGCTGCGGGTACAATTAGGTGGCGAACGATGAGTCAAATGACGCTATACATCGCACGTGACACGCTGTTCCATCGGATGGATGGAGCAGCTAAAATGCTTCTGCTGGCGGCTTGGACCGTCATCGTGTTTCTATTTCAGGACATACGTATTTTTATAGGGCTATTTGTCGTCGGTTTGCTGTTGTTATCCTCTGCGCGTCTTCCTGTTAGACGTGTCCGGTTTCTCATTTGGCTGATGATTGGCTTTAACGTCTTTAACTCGCTGCTTAACATGTGGATTACACCGACATATGGGAG harbors:
- a CDS encoding ECF-type riboflavin transporter substrate-binding protein; this translates as MKSSTFSFSTKMVVAIGIGAALYGLIGNLSLPLVPQTGLRVSVAILTIFGALFGPVVGFLIGAIGHIITDLTWGGGQIWWSWVLGSGLAGLSMGLVFLASSFNVSEGAAKKSNLIALGVIGSLGLAISYGISSVLDVYLFGEPAAKMWLQWAVSSIANIVVHLVLGVSAVAGLIHVNRRSSNLRVQK
- a CDS encoding ABC transporter ATP-binding protein codes for the protein MPQGETIRTPLISFRDFSFQYRSLSEPTLQHITLDIYPGEKIGVVGPSGSGKSTLAHCINGLIPFTYSGMITGSYSLQGKCPAEMNIAEISCTVGTILQDQDGQFIGLSVGEDVAFAFENEGMPQAEMKPKVEAALDIVDMLPFEACSPHELSGGQKQRVSLAGILSMDVEVLLFDEPLANLDPVSAKRAMALIDRIHRQTNKTTIMIEHRLEDMLAQPFDRIILMAEGRIVAVGAPDEIVASGVLGVHGLREPLYAVALKRAGCVLRADERPASLDAVAASPRVRQKLAQWLDASMAEATVSTMSTWSTSPTRHDLAVRNEADSSREVNVSYGMYASHDVNVGSEMNTSHEVNGSRGMIASHDVKAPHKVSKSSVTHEPLIKLTNVQFTYDGEHQVLRDVSLAIRQGERMALLGNNGAGKSTLCRLLTGIAKPTAGDIRLHGERINDWSIRRRAQHIGYVMQNPNHMVTQHMIADEVALGLRMQGLPEEEIRCNVEATLQICGLSGYRTWPISALSYGQKKRVTIASILVMRPSLIVLDEPTAGQDYRHYTDFMRFITKLADSGISFLFITHDMHVALEYTERAAVLCNGELIAVGDTVQVLTDTTTMARANLNETSLSALARQTGVADPTEFVRHFLRQERLLRVQLGGER